A genome region from Nicotiana tabacum cultivar K326 chromosome 13, ASM71507v2, whole genome shotgun sequence includes the following:
- the LOC107820366 gene encoding uncharacterized protein LOC107820366 has product MDVRRLKIPKTIAIFSHIKRPLTCVISTASSDQISETLHQTPSKQPNPSSESKQQKVFDFNLRKWVTSVLSNPHVDSLKIKDLLTHLTPQQFDAIFLEIHSSLKPLNALKFFHLASGSYGFSFSVQSYCTLFRLLVASNHDDAARLLLIRLIDGKLPALFDCPQQKHVEVAVSLAELSRLSDFGVAVRTFDLLVHLCCTQFKNVGFDAALDVFRSLASRGLYPSLKTCNFLLSSLVKENELWKSYEVFGVLKDGVKPDVYLFSTEINAFCKGGRVEEAKELFRKMENMGVMPNVVTYNNLIHGLCRNGNLEDAFCLKEEMILNGVKPSIVTYSIIINCLMKLEKYDEADCVLKEMSNKGLVPNEVMYNTIINGHCSAGNIQKALKVRDEMLRKGILPNSVTCNSLIKGFCKVNQASQAEELLEEMLLHGLSVNPGSFNNVILVLCTNSRFFSALRFTKEMILRSLKPNDGLLTTLIGGLCKERKHSEAVELWHMLLMKGLTANTVTSNALIHGLCEAGNIQEAVRMLKAMRDSGVQIDSMTYNTLICAFCKDGNLDGAFVLREEMVKQGSAPDISTYNVLLHGLGEKGKIDEALLLWDECRSKGLVCDIYTYGALINGLCKADKLGKGRDLFHEMLRQGLVPNIIVYNTLIGAYCRNGNVTEALKLRDDMRSRGILPNVVTYSSLIHGMSNIGLMEDAMNLTDGMRTEGVPPDVVCYTALIGGYCKLGQMDKVRSILQEMSSHNIQPNKITYTVIIDGYCQAGKVKVAKEFFAEMVQKGITPDSVTYNVLTKGFLKEGEVEEAFSLLDRISLTGVGLDEVAYTSLVNLLPRRSASANQE; this is encoded by the coding sequence ATGGACGTAAGAAGATTGAAAATTCCCAAAACGATTGCTATATTTTCACATATCAAACGTCCTTTGACCTGTGTGATTTCTACTGCTTCTTCAGATCAAATTAGTGAGACATTACATCAAACACCTTCTAAGCAGCCTAACCCCAGCTCAGAAAGTAAACAGCAAAAGGTATTTGATTTCAATTTGCGCAAATGGGTTACTTCAGTTCTCTCAAACCCACATGTAGATTCGTTAAAGATTAAAGATTTGCTGACCCATCTGACTCCACAGCAGTTTGATGCTATTTTCTTGGAAATTCATTCATCTTTAAAACCATTGAATGCTTTGAAATTTTTCCATCTAGCGTCCGGTTCTTATGGTTTTAGTTTCAGTGTTCAATCTTATTGTACTCTGTTTCGTTTGCTCGTCGCCTCGAATCATGATGATGCAGCTAGGTTGCTTTTGATAAGGTTAATTGATGGGAAACTACCTGCATTGTTTGATTGTCCCCAACAAAAGCATGTAGAGGTAGCTGTTTCTTTAGCGGAGTTAAGTCGCCTGTCTGATTTTGGTGTTGCTGTTAGGACATTTGATCTTTTGGTTCATCTATGTTGTACCCAATTCAAGAATGTTGGGTTTGATGCTGCATTGGATGTATTCAGGTCATTGGCGAGTAGGGGGTTGTATCCTTCTTTGAAAACTTGTAACTTTTTGTTGAGTTCTCTTGTGAAAGAGAATGAGCTTTGGAAGAGTTATGAggtttttggagttttgaaggatGGTGTTAAACCTGATGTTTACTTGTTTAGCACTGAGATTAATGCTTTTTGTAAAGGAGGGAGGGTGGAAGAGGCGAAGGAGTTGTTTCGAAAGATGGAAAACATGGGTGTCATGCCAAATGTTGTCACTTATAATAACCTCATTCACGGGCTTTGCAGGAATGGTAATTTAGAAGATGCCTTCTGTCTGAAGGAAGAAATGATATTAAATGGTGTAAAGCCAAGTATCGTCACATATAGCATAATTATTAATTGTCTGATGAAACTTGAGAAATATGATGAAGCTGATTGTGTGTTGAAAGAAATGTCAAACAAGGGGCTTGTTCCAAATGAGGTGATGTACAATACCATCATTAATGGCCATTGCTCAGCAGGAAATATCCAGAAAGCTTTAAAGGTAAGGGATGAAATGTTAAGAAAAGGAATTCTCCCCAACTCGGTTACTTGCAATTCACTGATCAAAGGCTTTTGTAAGGTAAATCAAGCTAGTCAAGCTGAAGAACTCTTAGAGGAGATGTTATTACATGGATTGAGCGTAAATCCTGGTTCATTTAATAATGTTATCCTTGTATTGTgtacaaattctaggtttttttctGCACTACGGTTTACTAAGGAAATGATATTAAGGAGTTTGAAACCAAATGATGGGTTGCTGACCACATTAATTGGTGGTCTTTGCAAGGAACGGAAGCATTCAGAAGCAGTTGAGCTTTGGCATATGCTGCTGATGAAAGGGCTCACGGCCAATACAGTGACCTCAAATGCTCTAATTCATGGGCTTTGTGAAGCTGGTAACATACAAGAGGCTGTTCGGATGCTGAAAGCGATGCGAGATAGTGGTGTTCAAATAGATAGCATGACGTATAATACTCTTATATGTGCATTTTGCAAAGACGGAAACTTAGATGGTGCCTTTGTGTTGAGAGAAGAAATGGTAAAGCAAGGAAGTGCACCTGACATTTCAACTTACAATGTGCTGCTACATGGGCTTGGCGAGAAGGGTAAAATAGATGAAGCCCTGTTGCTATGGGATGAATGTCGAAGCAAGGGACTTGTCTGTGATATTTATACCTATGGGGCCTTAATAAATGGTTTGTGCAAAGCTGATAAACTTGGAAAGGGCAGAGACCTTTTCCATGAGATGCtcagacaaggcttagtcccaaaTATAATTGTTTATAACACCCTTATTGGAGCTTATTGTAGAAACGGGAATGTGACAGAAGCCCTTAAACTTCGCGATGACATGAGAAGTAGGGGTATTCTACCAAATGTTGTCACTTATTCCTCTCTCATACATGGCATGAGCAATATCGGGCTTATGGAGGATGCGATGAACCTTACTGATGGAATGCGTACGGAGGGAGTTCCACCTGATGTTGTTTGTTATACGGCATTGATTGGAGGTTATTGTAAATTGGGTCAGATGGATAAAGTGAGGAGCATTTTGCAGGAAATGTCATCACACAATATACAACCTAATAAGATAACTTATACAGTCATTATTGATGGGTATTGCCAAGCTGGTAAAGTTAAAGTAGCTAAGGAGTTTTTTGCCGAGATGGTACAGAAGGGAATTACTCCTGATTCTGTCACCTATAACGTTTTGACGAAGGGGTTTCTGAAGGAAGGGGAAGTAGAAGAAGCCTTTTCACTTTTAGATCGTATTTCCCTTACAGGAGTTGGTTTAGATGAAGTTGCATATACTTCTTTAGTTAATTTGCTTCCCCGGAGATCGGCAAGCGCGAACCAAGAATGA